One stretch of Methyloversatilis sp. RAC08 DNA includes these proteins:
- a CDS encoding CGNR zinc finger domain-containing protein: MSEHNIEETAPRLVGDNLALDFINTEYGLGPLHREVLSSDQSVVDWLRIVGALPVEPERVPRGLLALARELRASARALVEARRVGRWADPAVVNQVLARGQRPAELRWDASAKDFRIERQAGALDASGLLLPVAEALARLLVDVDPTLVRQCEGHNCTLLFQDITKSHRRRWCSMAVCGNRMKVAAFRTRRHAG, translated from the coding sequence ATGAGCGAACACAACATCGAAGAGACGGCACCGCGTCTGGTTGGCGATAACCTGGCGCTGGACTTCATCAACACGGAGTACGGGCTGGGGCCACTGCACCGTGAGGTGCTCTCAAGCGACCAGAGCGTGGTGGATTGGCTCAGGATCGTCGGGGCCTTGCCCGTAGAGCCGGAGCGGGTACCCCGGGGTCTGCTGGCGCTTGCGCGCGAGCTGCGTGCAAGCGCGCGGGCCCTGGTGGAGGCTCGCCGAGTCGGCCGGTGGGCTGACCCGGCCGTCGTGAACCAGGTGCTGGCGCGCGGCCAGCGGCCCGCGGAGTTGCGGTGGGATGCGAGCGCCAAGGACTTCCGGATCGAAAGGCAAGCTGGAGCGCTCGATGCGTCCGGCTTGCTGCTCCCGGTGGCGGAAGCGCTCGCCCGGCTGCTAGTGGATGTCGATCCCACCCTCGTGCGTCAGTGCGAGGGTCACAACTGCACGCTGCTGTTCCAGGACATCACGAAGTCGCACCGACGACGCTGGTGCAGCATGGCCGTGTGCGGAAACCGGATGAAGGTTGCCGCTTTCAGAACTCGTCGTCATGCCGGGTGA
- a CDS encoding TolC family protein encodes MRIIDPSRWRLMPLAAVLTLLAGCAGFSPDGGFGAVEQTARERLGKDVKWTRSDAERAEVAERVAGLLSQPLTADDAVQLALLNNRGLQAGFHDLGISEADLVRAGNLPNPHFSMFHASRKENGVRDYKIEQAITFNLFSLLTLPQAIEVNRRQFAQTQRAVSLQVLRLAADVRRAWTQAVAAGETLRYMQQVMDAAEAGAELARRMQAAGNFSALARAREQGFYADAALNLARAQQVHQAARERLTRLLGLWGEQTAFKLPERLPDLPAAALDAPDIEREAMASRIDLQIAKLDAEATARNLGLTKTTRFIDVLEIGPARVLEGRRGESYKKGYEISFELPLFDWGTSRVARAEHIYMQSVERVADAAINARSEVREAYGGYRSAFDIARHYRDEVVPLRKRISDENLLRYNGMLIGVFELLADARSQVASVNGYIDALRDFWIAQADLDMALIGKPDLAAPASPIAATTAGAGH; translated from the coding sequence ATGCGCATCATTGATCCATCGCGCTGGCGTCTTATGCCTCTTGCGGCTGTGCTGACGCTGCTGGCCGGATGCGCCGGCTTCAGTCCCGACGGCGGCTTCGGCGCGGTCGAGCAGACTGCGCGCGAGCGGCTCGGCAAGGATGTGAAGTGGACGCGCAGCGATGCGGAGCGCGCCGAAGTTGCCGAACGTGTGGCCGGCTTGCTCAGCCAGCCGCTGACGGCCGACGACGCGGTGCAGCTTGCGTTGCTGAACAATCGTGGCCTGCAGGCGGGCTTCCACGATCTGGGCATCAGCGAAGCCGATCTGGTGCGTGCCGGCAACCTGCCGAACCCGCACTTCTCGATGTTCCACGCCAGCAGGAAGGAAAACGGCGTGCGCGACTACAAGATCGAACAGGCCATCACCTTCAACCTGTTTTCACTGCTCACGCTGCCGCAGGCGATCGAGGTCAACAGGCGGCAGTTCGCACAGACCCAGCGTGCGGTGTCGCTGCAGGTGCTGCGGCTGGCGGCCGATGTGCGGCGCGCCTGGACACAGGCGGTCGCCGCCGGCGAAACGCTGCGCTACATGCAACAGGTCATGGACGCGGCCGAAGCCGGTGCCGAACTGGCACGCCGCATGCAGGCCGCCGGCAATTTCAGCGCACTGGCGCGGGCGCGCGAGCAGGGTTTCTATGCCGATGCGGCGCTGAATCTCGCCCGCGCGCAGCAGGTGCATCAGGCAGCGCGCGAACGTCTGACCCGGCTGCTCGGGCTGTGGGGTGAGCAGACCGCGTTCAAGCTGCCTGAACGGCTGCCCGATCTGCCCGCCGCAGCGCTTGATGCGCCGGACATCGAACGTGAGGCGATGGCATCGCGCATTGACCTGCAGATTGCGAAACTCGACGCCGAAGCAACTGCGCGCAACCTCGGACTGACGAAAACCACGCGCTTCATCGACGTGCTCGAGATCGGACCGGCGCGGGTGCTCGAAGGCCGGCGCGGCGAGTCCTACAAGAAGGGCTATGAAATCAGCTTCGAGTTGCCGCTGTTCGACTGGGGCACGTCCCGCGTGGCACGCGCCGAGCATATCTACATGCAATCGGTCGAGCGGGTCGCCGACGCGGCCATCAACGCGCGCTCCGAGGTGCGCGAAGCCTATGGCGGCTATCGCTCCGCCTTCGACATCGCGCGCCACTATCGCGACGAAGTGGTGCCGCTCAGGAAGCGCATATCCGACGAAAACCTGCTGCGCTACAACGGCATGCTGATCGGCGTATTCGAACTGCTGGCCGATGCCCGTTCGCAGGTGGCCAGCGTCAATGGCTACATCGACGCCCTGCGCGACTTCTGGATCGCCCAGGCTGATCTCGACATGGCGCTGATCGGCAAGCCCGACCTTGCGGCGCCCGCATCACCCATCGCCGCCACCACTGCTGGGGCCGGACATTGA
- a CDS encoding alpha/beta fold hydrolase: MQLNHLIAAAGAAGAIATGAVQAADYRAAATPPVTFHYAQVDNVKVFYRQAGNPAAPTVLLLHGFPTSSFMYRDLIPMLAKRYNVIAPDMPGFGLTQAPEQGKYTYTFDQLAKTMEGFTNVLGLERYALQVFDYGAPVGWRLAAARPERVTALISQNGNAYEVGLAEGWIPIQRYWKDPSPANREAVRQFVTPEAIKWQYTHGVKDLSRVAPDSYLLDAALTARPGNVDIQLDLFLDYADNVAQYPQFQAYFRKHRPPVLAVWGKNDPFFLNEGAEAFKRDVPDAEVRFFDTGHFALETHVHEIGPVILDFLDRKVARTR; the protein is encoded by the coding sequence ATGCAGCTCAACCATCTCATCGCCGCAGCGGGCGCCGCAGGCGCCATCGCGACCGGCGCCGTCCAGGCCGCTGACTATCGCGCCGCCGCCACACCGCCGGTCACGTTCCACTACGCCCAGGTCGACAACGTCAAGGTGTTCTACCGCCAGGCTGGCAATCCGGCCGCGCCCACTGTGCTGCTGCTGCACGGCTTCCCCACCTCGTCGTTCATGTACCGCGACCTGATCCCGATGCTGGCGAAGCGCTACAACGTGATCGCGCCGGACATGCCTGGCTTCGGTCTCACCCAGGCACCCGAGCAAGGCAAGTACACGTACACCTTCGACCAGCTCGCGAAGACGATGGAAGGTTTCACCAACGTGCTCGGCCTCGAGCGCTATGCGCTCCAGGTGTTCGACTACGGCGCGCCGGTCGGCTGGCGTCTTGCCGCCGCCCGTCCTGAACGCGTGACCGCGCTGATTTCACAGAACGGCAACGCCTATGAGGTGGGCCTGGCCGAAGGATGGATCCCGATCCAGAGGTACTGGAAGGATCCCTCCCCCGCCAACCGTGAAGCGGTGCGCCAGTTCGTGACACCGGAAGCGATCAAGTGGCAGTACACGCACGGCGTCAAGGACCTGAGCCGTGTCGCGCCCGACAGCTACCTGCTGGATGCAGCGCTGACAGCGCGCCCGGGAAATGTAGACATCCAGCTGGATCTGTTCCTCGATTACGCCGACAACGTGGCCCAGTACCCGCAGTTCCAGGCCTACTTCCGCAAGCACCGCCCGCCGGTCCTCGCGGTTTGGGGCAAGAACGATCCGTTCTTCCTGAACGAAGGCGCCGAGGCCTTCAAGCGCGATGTACCTGACGCGGAGGTCCGCTTCTTCGACACCGGGCACTTTGCGCTGGAGACCCACGTGCACGAGATCGGCCCGGTAATCCTGGACTTCCTGGACCGGAAGGTCGCACGGACCCGGTGA
- a CDS encoding heavy-metal-associated domain-containing protein gives MIEFTVPDMTCGHCAGRIRSAVAEVDAKATVDIDIAGKRVRIESAKDEALFREALDDADYPPD, from the coding sequence ATGATCGAATTCACCGTACCGGACATGACCTGCGGTCATTGCGCCGGCCGCATCCGCAGCGCGGTTGCCGAAGTCGATGCGAAAGCGACCGTCGACATCGACATCGCCGGCAAGCGGGTACGCATCGAGTCGGCCAAGGACGAAGCGCTGTTCCGCGAAGCACTCGACGACGCCGACTACCCGCCGGACTGA
- a CDS encoding multicopper oxidase family protein — protein sequence MTSRRDFFINAGIAGAAVAAASVSRVALAAVPEPVIETSADTRGPLMPSTGRPYNPVVTLNGWTLPWRMNAGVKEFHLVAEPVVREMAPGFKAHLWGYNGQSPGPTIEVVEGDRVRIYVTNRLPERTSVHWHGQRLPNGMDGVSGLTQPAIPPGKTFVYEFTARRPGTFMYHPHADEMTQMAMGMMGFWVTHPKGRHPHIATVDRDYVFLLNAYDVDPGSYTPKTMTMLDFNLWSWNSRIFPGIAPLVARKNDRVRIRIGNLTMTNHPIHIHGHEFEVTGTDGGPVPKSARWPEVTTDVAVGQMRQIEFIADEEGDWAFHCHKSHHTMNAMGHDIPNLIGVDHEGLADRISKLVPGYMAMGERGMADMADMKMPLPENTAPMMTGDGPFGSVEMGGMFSVFKVRRDQKAGDYGDPGWYVHPPGSVAHEVDGAAVPSTRPAEGHNHGESSMPRQQQPEQEIEVQVRKPAGGAHDHH from the coding sequence ATGACTTCCCGCAGAGATTTCTTCATCAACGCAGGTATCGCGGGCGCCGCGGTGGCGGCCGCCTCGGTCAGCCGTGTGGCGCTGGCGGCCGTGCCGGAACCGGTGATCGAAACTTCGGCCGATACGCGCGGCCCGTTGATGCCTTCCACGGGGCGCCCTTACAACCCGGTCGTCACGCTCAATGGCTGGACGCTGCCCTGGCGCATGAACGCCGGCGTCAAGGAATTCCACCTGGTGGCCGAGCCGGTGGTGCGCGAAATGGCACCCGGTTTCAAAGCCCATCTGTGGGGCTACAACGGTCAGTCGCCGGGCCCGACGATAGAAGTGGTGGAGGGCGACAGGGTGCGCATCTACGTCACCAACCGCCTGCCCGAGCGCACCAGCGTGCATTGGCATGGCCAGCGCCTGCCAAATGGCATGGATGGCGTCAGCGGCCTGACCCAGCCGGCGATTCCGCCCGGCAAGACCTTCGTGTATGAATTCACCGCGCGCCGCCCCGGCACCTTCATGTACCACCCGCACGCCGACGAAATGACGCAGATGGCGATGGGCATGATGGGTTTCTGGGTGACGCATCCCAAAGGGCGGCATCCGCACATCGCCACGGTCGATCGCGACTACGTGTTCCTGCTCAATGCCTACGATGTCGATCCCGGCAGCTACACGCCGAAAACCATGACCATGCTGGATTTCAACCTGTGGTCTTGGAACAGCCGCATCTTCCCGGGCATCGCGCCGCTGGTGGCGCGGAAGAACGACCGCGTGCGCATCCGCATCGGCAACCTGACGATGACCAATCACCCGATCCACATCCATGGCCACGAATTCGAAGTCACCGGCACCGATGGCGGCCCGGTGCCGAAGTCGGCCCGTTGGCCGGAGGTGACCACCGATGTGGCGGTCGGGCAGATGCGGCAGATCGAATTCATCGCCGACGAGGAGGGCGACTGGGCGTTCCACTGCCACAAAAGTCATCACACGATGAATGCCATGGGCCACGACATCCCGAACCTGATCGGTGTCGATCATGAGGGGCTGGCGGACCGCATATCCAAGCTGGTACCCGGCTACATGGCCATGGGCGAGCGTGGCATGGCGGACATGGCCGACATGAAGATGCCGCTGCCGGAGAACACGGCGCCGATGATGACCGGCGACGGCCCTTTCGGATCGGTGGAGATGGGCGGCATGTTTTCGGTGTTCAAGGTGCGCCGCGACCAGAAGGCGGGCGATTACGGCGATCCGGGCTGGTACGTGCATCCCCCCGGCAGCGTTGCGCATGAGGTCGATGGCGCGGCAGTGCCCTCGACCAGACCTGCCGAAGGCCACAACCACGGTGAGTCATCGATGCCACGGCAGCAGCAGCCGGAGCAAGAGATCGAAGTGCAGGTGCGCAAACCGGCAGGCGGCGCGCACGATCACCATTGA
- a CDS encoding AsmA-like C-terminal region-containing protein, whose product MNENAVFIKTEAGEDAVSKRTIVQRNLRSVLIMIDGRTPVGNLAQQFGDPLIVEGLVGELEHRGLVRRVDSASVEEDADRSELSSIMVDIEDLVSQPITPVADDIRRAHDRSSAKESPVLDEFAMAIPELTAPAAAVAVAPPPPADSDDVRGAIRRAMMTSSTDAGVEDRTSGPLRRLFDLFAGRVSGADRKGPPSSLARRLAVGSLLLVVLLVGLFFFYPYSRHLPHMEQLASELLGQPVRIASVSPSIFPEPSIALEGLRVGDGGQLDVATVKLIPRVLTLLSERTVMREVRIERAGLNIAFLPELSKRQDINWASRWLKVERISVIDSSLLLLDGSIGNLNGTLDINEDGALTRLSLASTDGGLKLQGSIESGVWNVALTALGWRTPGQPSLLLDVLEATGTLNSQRLQFDKVDVKLYGGYAVGSLSIGLASPASVEGEMTTSRLAVADLLKVFAPTLLLTGDLSAAIAVRGEGETLEGLRRTLRASGKLGVQRGQIERVDLVQAVRIPRADGVRGGSTRFDDLEGDVVADASGLSLTGATMSSGLVGAQGDIRLADGLINGRLDVSLRGSATTVRAPVSIEGKYADPVVRLTR is encoded by the coding sequence ATGAACGAAAACGCGGTATTCATCAAGACTGAAGCGGGCGAGGATGCGGTTTCGAAACGCACCATCGTTCAACGCAACCTGCGTTCGGTGCTCATCATGATCGACGGGCGCACGCCTGTCGGCAATCTGGCGCAGCAGTTCGGTGATCCGCTGATCGTTGAAGGCCTCGTCGGCGAGCTTGAACACCGGGGACTGGTGCGCCGGGTGGATAGCGCCAGCGTCGAAGAAGACGCCGACCGCTCGGAACTGTCTTCCATCATGGTCGATATCGAAGATCTGGTCAGTCAGCCGATCACACCTGTTGCCGATGACATCCGGCGGGCACACGACCGATCGTCCGCGAAGGAATCGCCGGTGCTGGACGAATTCGCGATGGCCATCCCGGAACTGACCGCTCCGGCAGCGGCTGTCGCGGTCGCGCCGCCGCCGCCGGCTGACAGCGATGACGTCCGCGGTGCGATAAGACGCGCGATGATGACCAGCTCAACGGACGCCGGCGTCGAAGACCGCACATCCGGGCCGCTGAGGCGGCTGTTCGACCTGTTTGCGGGACGCGTCAGCGGGGCCGACCGCAAGGGCCCGCCGAGCTCGCTCGCCAGGCGGCTTGCGGTCGGAAGCCTGCTGCTGGTCGTGCTGCTGGTCGGTCTGTTCTTCTTCTATCCATACAGCAGGCATCTGCCGCACATGGAACAACTGGCGAGCGAGTTGCTCGGTCAGCCAGTGCGCATCGCATCGGTATCGCCCAGCATCTTTCCCGAGCCGTCCATTGCACTCGAGGGCCTGCGCGTCGGTGACGGCGGACAGCTGGACGTCGCCACCGTCAAACTCATCCCCCGCGTCTTGACGCTGCTGTCGGAACGTACGGTCATGCGCGAAGTGCGCATCGAGCGCGCAGGGTTGAACATCGCCTTTCTGCCCGAGTTGTCGAAGCGGCAGGACATCAACTGGGCATCGCGCTGGCTCAAGGTCGAGCGCATCAGCGTCATCGATTCCAGCCTGCTGCTGCTCGACGGATCGATCGGCAACCTGAATGGCACGCTGGACATCAACGAGGACGGCGCGCTCACCCGGCTGTCGCTGGCCAGCACGGATGGCGGACTGAAGCTGCAGGGCAGCATCGAATCCGGTGTGTGGAATGTCGCACTCACGGCGCTGGGCTGGCGTACGCCCGGTCAGCCGTCGCTGCTGCTCGACGTTCTTGAAGCGACGGGAACGCTGAACAGCCAGCGCCTGCAATTCGACAAGGTGGACGTCAAGCTTTATGGCGGGTATGCGGTGGGCAGCCTGTCCATCGGGCTCGCCAGCCCGGCCAGCGTCGAGGGCGAAATGACGACGTCGCGTCTGGCGGTTGCGGATTTGCTCAAGGTGTTTGCGCCCACGCTGCTGCTGACCGGCGACCTGTCTGCGGCGATCGCCGTCCGCGGCGAGGGCGAGACGCTGGAAGGCCTGCGGCGCACGCTGCGTGCGTCGGGCAAACTGGGTGTACAGCGCGGGCAGATCGAGCGCGTCGATCTGGTGCAGGCCGTGCGCATTCCGCGTGCGGATGGCGTGCGCGGCGGCAGCACGCGATTCGATGATCTCGAAGGCGACGTCGTGGCGGATGCCTCCGGCCTCAGCCTGACCGGTGCGACGATGTCGTCCGGACTGGTCGGTGCCCAGGGGGATATCCGGCTGGCCGACGGCCTCATCAACGGTCGTCTGGACGTCAGCCTCCGCGGAAGTGCCACCACGGTACGCGCGCCGGTCAGCATCGAAGGCAAGTACGCCGATCCGGTCGTGCGTCTGACACGTTGA
- the rmuC gene encoding DNA recombination protein RmuC — protein sequence MPVSLTDPAVLIALLVAALLGGALSAIWLRSRTALVVERAQTERAAELLTAQERLRAASLDIDRLRAELKVSGADRATLDLHLQQEKAMRVRAETQAQRLPALEQALAESRLALDRALAEGAKQRQSLAEAVAELRTQLDAERSQTTEKLALLDAAREQMGLQFQEVANRILEEKSQRFTQQNHDNLGLLLNPLNEKIKAFQDQVALTYDRESKERLTLKNEIERLALLNTRISEDAVNLTQALKGSNKSQGIWGEMVLEKVLESSGLRRGHEYVAEESYSADDGNRRRPDVVIQLPEGRHMIIDAKMSLLGYERYCSADNDAARAAAQREHVQSIRAHIKGLSDKNYPTLDGLKAPDFVLMFVPVEPAFMLAATSDNTLFEDAFARNVLLVSPSTLLAVLRMVANVWRQESQGRNAQQIADQGARLYDKFVGFVESLEEIGKRIDQTQKAYQDAHGKLSSGRGNLVRQVENLRQLGVKPARQLRAGLLPDELAIEGSPPDPELPD from the coding sequence ATGCCTGTCAGCCTGACCGACCCTGCCGTCCTGATCGCGCTTCTGGTGGCCGCGCTGCTGGGCGGTGCGCTGAGCGCCATCTGGCTGCGCAGCCGCACGGCACTGGTGGTCGAACGTGCGCAGACAGAACGCGCAGCCGAACTGCTGACCGCGCAGGAACGGCTGCGCGCCGCATCGCTCGACATCGATCGCCTGCGCGCCGAACTGAAGGTGAGCGGTGCCGACCGCGCCACGCTCGACCTTCACCTGCAGCAGGAGAAAGCGATGCGCGTGCGCGCTGAAACGCAGGCGCAGCGTCTGCCGGCGCTCGAACAGGCGCTCGCCGAGTCGCGGCTCGCGCTCGACCGTGCGCTGGCCGAAGGCGCGAAGCAACGCCAGTCGTTGGCCGAGGCAGTGGCCGAACTGCGCACCCAGCTCGACGCCGAACGCAGCCAGACGACCGAAAAGCTCGCGCTGCTGGACGCTGCGCGCGAACAGATGGGGTTGCAGTTCCAGGAGGTGGCGAACCGCATCCTGGAAGAAAAGAGCCAGCGCTTTACCCAGCAGAACCACGACAACCTCGGTCTGCTGCTCAATCCGCTGAACGAGAAGATCAAGGCCTTCCAGGACCAGGTCGCGCTGACCTACGACCGGGAATCGAAGGAGCGGCTGACGCTGAAGAACGAGATCGAGCGGCTTGCGCTGCTCAATACCCGGATCAGCGAAGACGCGGTCAATCTCACCCAGGCGCTCAAGGGCAGCAACAAGTCGCAGGGCATCTGGGGCGAAATGGTGCTGGAAAAGGTGCTCGAATCGTCCGGTCTGCGGCGCGGTCACGAGTATGTTGCAGAAGAGAGCTATTCCGCCGATGACGGCAACCGGCGCCGGCCGGACGTGGTCATCCAGCTGCCGGAAGGCCGCCACATGATCATCGACGCCAAGATGTCGCTGCTCGGCTACGAGCGCTACTGCAGTGCCGACAACGATGCCGCGCGCGCCGCGGCGCAGCGCGAGCATGTGCAGTCGATCCGCGCCCATATCAAGGGGTTGTCGGACAAGAACTATCCGACGCTCGACGGGCTGAAAGCGCCCGATTTCGTGCTGATGTTCGTGCCGGTCGAACCGGCGTTCATGCTGGCCGCCACCAGCGACAACACGCTGTTCGAGGACGCGTTTGCGCGCAACGTGCTGCTGGTCAGTCCGAGCACGCTGCTGGCGGTACTGCGCATGGTGGCCAACGTCTGGCGACAGGAAAGCCAGGGCCGCAACGCCCAGCAGATCGCCGACCAGGGGGCGCGGCTGTACGACAAGTTCGTCGGCTTCGTCGAAAGCCTCGAAGAGATCGGCAAGCGCATCGACCAGACGCAGAAGGCCTATCAGGACGCACACGGCAAGCTGTCATCGGGGCGCGGAAACCTGGTGCGACAGGTCGAGAACCTGCGCCAGCTGGGCGTCAAACCGGCGCGGCAACTGCGCGCCGGCCTGCTGCCCGACGAGTTGGCGATCGAGGGGTCACCGCCGGATCCCGAGCTGCCCGACTGA
- a CDS encoding heavy metal translocating P-type ATPase — protein MNAREPDAGTTARLQSWTAVIEGMTCASCVARVEKAVARLPGVALASVNPATERLTVSGERVPDAAAVRAAVEKAGYAVAQHTLRLNIADMTCASCVARVEKALARVPGVLSAAVNLATESAEVVSLSPDVAPLLVAVARAGYRASLPADTPAPSDGSARGLPEWWPVALAIVLSAPLALPMVGMLWGGHWMLPGWLQWLLATPVQFWLGARFYIAGGKALRAGAGNMDLLVALGTSAAYGLSVYLWLTADDGAMPHLYFEASAVVITLVLLGKWLETRAKRQTTEAIRALNALRPDTARVRRDGQEVELPLSQVGVDDIVVVRPGERLPVDGVVIEGAGEVDESLITGESLPVARQAGDHVTGGAINGSGLLIVRTTAIGAETVLARIVRLVESAQAGKAPIQRLVDRVSAVFVPVVIAIAALTFAGWLFAGSGVERALLNAVAVLVIACPCALGLATPTAIMVGTGAAARAGILIKDAAALEIAHRVSVVAFDKTGTLTEGRPQLVAAEPVAITRDELLSRAAALQAGSEHPLAHAVARAAQAEGLAVPQATDLAAVAGRGIGGLLANRTLRLGSTRFMDELAVDVSPLAARAAQLQSQGCTVSWLAELGAAPRLLGLLAFGDSVKPSAKAAIARLQAGGVRTVLVSGDNAGAAANVAAALGIDDVRAEVLPELKADIVAALKQGGAVVAMVGDGINDAPALAAADVGIAMSTGTDVAMAAAGITLMHGDPARVADAIDISRRTWAKIRQNLFWAFAYNVVGIPLAAFGLLNPVIAGAAMAFSSASVVGNALLLRRWRTGGR, from the coding sequence ATGAACGCCAGAGAACCGGATGCGGGCACGACGGCTCGCCTGCAGTCGTGGACAGCCGTGATCGAAGGCATGACCTGCGCCTCGTGCGTGGCACGCGTCGAAAAGGCTGTCGCCCGGCTGCCGGGCGTGGCGCTGGCCAGCGTCAATCCGGCGACCGAGCGGCTGACCGTCAGCGGCGAGCGCGTGCCCGACGCAGCGGCTGTGCGCGCCGCGGTCGAAAAGGCCGGCTACGCCGTCGCGCAGCACACGCTGCGGCTGAACATCGCCGACATGACCTGCGCGTCCTGCGTGGCGCGGGTGGAAAAGGCGCTCGCCAGGGTGCCGGGCGTGCTGTCGGCCGCCGTCAATCTTGCGACCGAGTCGGCAGAAGTGGTCAGTCTGTCGCCGGACGTCGCACCGCTGCTGGTCGCCGTGGCACGGGCCGGCTACCGCGCGTCTTTGCCAGCCGACACGCCTGCCCCTTCGGATGGTTCCGCACGCGGCCTGCCCGAATGGTGGCCGGTCGCACTGGCCATCGTGCTGTCGGCACCGCTCGCCCTGCCGATGGTCGGCATGCTGTGGGGGGGGCACTGGATGCTGCCCGGCTGGCTGCAGTGGCTGCTCGCCACGCCGGTGCAGTTCTGGCTGGGTGCGCGCTTCTACATCGCAGGCGGCAAGGCGTTGCGCGCCGGCGCCGGGAACATGGACCTGCTGGTCGCGCTCGGTACTTCGGCCGCCTACGGCCTCAGCGTGTACCTGTGGCTGACGGCCGATGACGGCGCCATGCCGCATCTGTACTTCGAGGCGTCGGCTGTCGTGATCACGCTGGTGCTGCTCGGCAAATGGCTGGAAACGCGCGCCAAGCGGCAGACCACCGAAGCCATCCGCGCGCTCAATGCGCTGCGTCCGGACACGGCGCGCGTGCGTCGCGACGGGCAGGAGGTCGAGCTGCCGCTGTCGCAGGTCGGCGTCGACGACATCGTCGTCGTGCGCCCGGGCGAGCGGCTGCCGGTCGATGGAGTGGTGATCGAAGGCGCGGGCGAGGTCGACGAGTCGCTGATCACCGGCGAAAGCCTGCCGGTGGCGCGTCAGGCGGGCGATCACGTGACCGGTGGCGCCATCAATGGCTCCGGGCTGCTCATCGTGCGCACCACGGCGATCGGCGCCGAAACGGTACTGGCACGCATCGTCCGACTGGTCGAAAGCGCGCAGGCCGGCAAGGCGCCGATCCAGCGCCTGGTCGATCGCGTCAGCGCGGTGTTCGTGCCGGTCGTGATCGCGATTGCGGCACTCACCTTCGCCGGCTGGTTGTTCGCCGGCTCCGGCGTCGAGCGCGCGCTGCTCAATGCCGTGGCGGTGCTGGTGATCGCCTGCCCGTGCGCGCTCGGCCTCGCCACGCCGACCGCCATCATGGTCGGCACCGGCGCGGCAGCGCGGGCCGGCATCCTGATCAAGGACGCCGCAGCGCTCGAAATCGCGCATCGTGTATCGGTGGTGGCATTCGACAAGACCGGCACGCTGACCGAGGGGCGGCCGCAGCTGGTGGCGGCCGAACCCGTCGCGATCACCCGTGACGAACTGCTGTCACGGGCAGCCGCGCTGCAGGCGGGCAGCGAACATCCGCTGGCGCATGCGGTAGCCCGGGCCGCGCAGGCCGAAGGGCTGGCGGTCCCGCAGGCGACGGATTTGGCTGCGGTCGCCGGTCGCGGCATTGGAGGCCTGCTTGCCAATCGCACGCTGCGCCTGGGCAGCACGCGCTTCATGGACGAGCTTGCGGTCGATGTATCGCCGCTGGCCGCGCGCGCCGCGCAGCTGCAGTCGCAGGGCTGCACCGTGTCCTGGCTGGCCGAGCTGGGTGCTGCGCCGCGGCTGCTCGGCCTGCTCGCTTTCGGGGACTCGGTGAAGCCGTCGGCGAAAGCGGCGATCGCCCGCCTGCAAGCGGGCGGCGTGCGCACCGTGCTGGTCAGCGGCGACAATGCGGGCGCCGCGGCAAACGTTGCCGCGGCACTGGGCATCGACGATGTGCGGGCCGAGGTGTTGCCGGAACTCAAGGCCGACATCGTGGCCGCGCTGAAGCAGGGCGGGGCGGTGGTGGCCATGGTCGGCGACGGCATCAACGACGCACCGGCGCTGGCGGCGGCCGATGTCGGCATCGCGATGTCCACCGGAACCGATGTGGCCATGGCGGCAGCCGGCATCACGCTGATGCACGGCGACCCGGCGCGCGTGGCCGACGCCATCGATATCTCACGCCGCACGTGGGCGAAGATACGTCAGAACCTGTTCTGGGCCTTCGCCTACAACGTGGTCGGCATTCCGCTGGCGGCGTTCGGGCTGCTGAATCCGGTCATCGCCGGCGCCGCGATGGCGTTCAGCAGCGCAAGCGTAGTCGGCAATGCACTGCTGTTGCGGCGCTGGAGGACCGGTGGCCGATGA
- a CDS encoding DUF2846 domain-containing protein has protein sequence MKHRMLALIFATAALAGCAAVPPHDTRADTLPGVAEVSPGKAGVYVFRTGYSSPALPIDVLLDGEPIGSTVSQTHLFREIEPGRHTLGSQLQFTSKLEFDAKPGQIVYVRQDLWLGYLQVHTRLRKVHPDDGARAVRTTRLAVSR, from the coding sequence ATGAAACACCGGATGCTCGCCCTCATCTTTGCGACGGCTGCGCTCGCCGGATGCGCCGCCGTGCCCCCGCACGACACCCGCGCCGACACGCTGCCCGGCGTGGCCGAAGTCAGCCCCGGCAAAGCAGGTGTCTATGTTTTCCGCACCGGCTACAGCAGTCCCGCACTGCCGATCGACGTGCTGCTCGACGGCGAGCCGATCGGCTCGACCGTGTCGCAAACGCATCTGTTCAGGGAAATCGAACCGGGCCGGCACACACTGGGCTCACAGCTTCAGTTCACGTCGAAACTCGAGTTCGACGCCAAGCCGGGCCAGATCGTGTATGTGCGGCAGGACCTGTGGCTGGGTTACCTGCAGGTCCACACGCGGCTGCGCAAGGTCCATCCGGACGATGGCGCACGAGCGGTGCGCACCACGAGGCTCGCCGTCTCCCGCTGA